A genomic stretch from Vanrija pseudolonga chromosome 6, complete sequence includes:
- the DIP5_7 gene encoding Dicarboxylic amino acid permease, whose amino-acid sequence MSDIEKNEKNLENETHVAVYNADEVHDDLADTHEGEHGTKRDLPPRVVSMIALAGTIGTGLFLGSGSALTLGGPVGAFLGYTVMGLFVGFMMYCLGEMTCYAPNIGGFIEMGNKYVDPAVGFAIGINYILQQGMSIPSELSAIAVMITYWDHNPKHMPGYLVAVLFLPILANILAVKFYGEIEFFFSCLKLITLVGLVIFGLIVDVGGVPPKHEFIGGRYWRDEPFNDHFKTVKNVSLSRFLGFWAVLTKAAFSYGNIESIGLVAGEAHNPRQSMRKAIRAIFYRVVGIYMLSMLMIGLTVSQYSPLLLSAQKTGSGTAAASPFVIMCQQTGVKVLPHIINAVVITSALSAANEQVYALSRTFVALARQRSMPSFFLITSKQGVPYAGVLVGLAFGCLAFLSVSDGSAQAFDWLSNLSALSSLLSWIFICICYIGFKKAVDVQGLDRKKFTLRSWWQPYVAWACTIFFTLVLLLNGFKTFMPKFNVSDFFAAYVTLPVVFIAWIAWKLIKRTKMVDPNQVDLSNGPPEALKGTRYDIAHNPNAGMYTAHAQQYQSYH is encoded by the exons ATGTCAGACATTGAGAAGAACGAGAAGAACCTCGAGAACGAGACCCATGTGGCGGTCTacaacgccgacgaggtgcacgATGACCTGGCAGACAcgcacgagggcgagcacggcacCAAGCGTGACCTG CCTCCCCGCGTCGTCTCGATGATTGCCCTCGCCGGCACCATCGGCACAG gTCTATTCCTGGGTTCCGGCtccgcactcaccctcggcggACCGGtcggcgccttcctcggATACACCGTCATGGGCCTGTTTGTCGGCTTCATGATGTACTGCCTTGGCGAGATGACGTGCTACGCGCCCAACATTGGCGGCTTCATCGAGATGGGCAACAAGTATGTCGACCCGGCTGTCGGCTTCGCTATCG GCATCAACTACATCCTCCAGCAGGGCATGTCGATCCCGTCCGAGCTCTCGGCCATCGCAGTCATGATCACGTACTGGGACCACAACCCGAAGCACATGCCGGGCTACCTCGTGGCGGTGCTCTTCCTGCCCATCCTGGCCAACATCCTCGCGGTCAAGTTCTACGGCGAGATCGAGTTCTTCTTCTCGTGCCTCAAGCTCAtcacgctcgtcggcctcgtcatcTTCGGCCTGATCGTCGACGTCGGAGGCGTGCCCCCCAAGCACGAGTTCATTGGCGGCCGGTactggcgcgacgagcccTTCAACGACCACTTCAAGACGGTCAAGAACGTCAGCCTGTCCcgcttcctcggcttctggGCAGTGCTCACCAAGGCCGCCTTCTCGTACGGTAACATCGAGTCGATCggtctcgtcgccggcgaggcccACAACCCCCGCCAGAGCATGCGCAAGGCCATCCGCGCAATCTTCTAccgtgtcgtcggcatcTACATGCTCTCGATGCTCATGATCGGCCTTACCGTGTCGCAGTACTCGCCCCTGCTCCTGTCCGCGCAGAAGACCGGCTCAggcacggccgccgcgtcccccTTCGTCATCATGTGCCAGCAGACCGGCGTCAAGGTCCTCCCCCACATCATCAACGCCGTTGTCAtcacctcggcgctgtccgccgccaacgagcaGGTCTACGCCCTGTCGCGCACCtttgtcgcgctcgcccgccagcGCTCCATGCCCTCCTTCTTCCTCATCACCTCCAAGCAGGGTGTCCCCTACGCCGgtgtgctcgtcggcctcgccttCGGCTGCCTCGCCTTCCTCTCCGTGTCCGACGGCTCGGCGCAGGCCTTCGACTGGCTCTCCAACCTCTCGGCcctctcgtcgctcctcTCGTGGATCTTCATCTGCATCTGCTACATTGGCTTCAAGAAGGCCGTCGATGTCCAGGGCCTCGACAGGAAGAAGTTCACCCTCCGCTCCTGGTGGCAGCCCTACGTCGCCTGGGCCTGCACCATCTTCTtcaccctcgtcctcctcctcaacggcTTCAAGACCTTCATGCCAAAGTTCAACGTGTCCGACTTCTTCGCCGCCTACGTCACCCTCCCGGTCGTCTTTATCGCCTGGATCGCGTGGAAGCTCATCAAGCGCACAAAGATGGTCGACCCCAACCAGGTCGACCTCAGCAACGGTCCCCCCGAGGCCCTCAAGGGCACCCGCTACGACATTGCCCACAACCCCAACGCTGGCATGTACACTGCCCACGCGCAGCAGTACCAGTCGTACCACTAG
- the cds1 gene encoding Serine/threonine-protein kinase cds1 — protein sequence MADSAPFELEPTQLSQPYSQQPASQFANSQVDPRRKYWAVLIPTNSKHAILKLPWSKPSIQVGRGGPPVPNDVVLREKRVSNSHCRFFLGTPNGLKDEASVNSFRNSDEDPPVWVVDLGSSNGTFVNGTKVTKRHLVSGDEISLGHESAATNHEVRYIFRSVGGKGGRRQPAEEKVGAVYERYEMLSDLGKGTFATVKMAVDIESGDRRAIKQITKHRFQHNPKTLKLFQREIDICQQLTHENICRLIEWYEDPQHIHLVLEFVDGGDLLDYIMNWDGDGLPEKEVQELTSQICQAMAYCHENGVTHRDLKPENILLTKGTESQERMIKIADFGLAKMVDQGTMLKSMVGTPQYLAPEVVMQTKQKPGYESVVDSWSVGIIVYSMLTKALPFDDDEKLTLEQRIRSRHSVDFDRQPLYTHKVSEAGIDFIARLLDSEPTTRMTMEEALRHQWLLGAPLKESPPSQTLGGDSEWNIKSFDTFDDSDSDIEPYNGLDDDASSAGGRNRGMTASMTNFGGDSEREGNSDESFSQPMADMHLDTPNQKSTARSRLGQELKADVDVLPTPPTTGTPTAPPSISAGMDVDPSSPASKMDVDGSGRNATPVPRTPGGLVRRAGTAKAPPKRKQDDAVGSGMFSSGSLSPPPPEVPEAPAQRERETTPRAAAAGGSRRLTRAQTAKAAAEASPHTRAKSKANVATPVQDDTSPAKRSRARKSMRLG from the exons GGGCGGTCCTTATCCCAACAAACTCGAAGCATGCCATCTTGAAGCTGCCCTGGTCCAAGCCGAGCATCCAGGTCGGGCGCGGAGGACCTCCTGTGCCAAATGACGTCGTGCTCAGAGAGAAGCGCGTCTCAAACTCGCACTGCCGCTTCTTCCTCGGAACTCCGAACGGACTGAAGGACGAAGCGTCCGTCAACAGCTTTAGGAATAGCGACGAGGACCCACCCGTGTGGGTCGTAGACTTGGGCAGCAGTAACGGGACATTT GTGAACGGCACAAAGGTGACGAAGCGGCACTTGGTCTCTGGGGACGAGATTTCGCTGGGCCACGAGTCGGCAGCGACCAACCACGAAGTCCGCTACATCTTCCGTTCTGTCGGTGGGAAAGGAGGCCGCAGGcagcccgccgaggagaaggtcgGCGCGGTGTACGAGCGCTACGAGATGCTGTCTGA TCTGGGGAAGGGAACCTTTGCGACGGTGAAGATGGCCGTAGACATTGAGAGCGGTGATCGGCGAGCGATCAAGCAGATCACCAAGCACCGCTTTCAGCACAACCCCAAGACGCTCAAGCTGTTCCAGCGCGAGATCGATATCTGCCAGCAGCTCACCCAT GAGAACATCTGTCGTCTGATTGAGTGGTACGAGGACCCACAACACATCCACCTGGTCCTGGAGTtcgttgacggcggcgaccttCTCGACTACATTATGAACTGGGACGGCGATGGTCTCC CGGAGAAGGAGGTCCAGGAGTTGACGTCACAAATCTGCCAGGCCATGGCGTACTGC CATGAGAATGGCGTGACGCATCGCGACCTGAAGCCAGAGAACATTCTCCTTACCAAGGGGACCGAATCGCAGGAGAGGATGATCAAGATCGCCGACTTTGGTCTGGCCAAGATGGTCGACCAGGGAACGATGCTCAAGTCAATGGTCGGCACGCCCCAATACCTCGCTCCCGAGGTTGTCATGCAGACCAAGCAGAAGCCGGGATACGAGAGTGTGGTCGACTCGTGGTCTGTGGGGATCATCGTCTACAG CATGCTCACGAAGGCATTACCattcgacgacgacgagaagctcACATTGGAGCAGCGGATCAGGTCACGACACAGCGTTGATTTTGACCGCCAGCCGCTTTACACACACAAGGTGTCTGAGGCTGGCATCGACTTCATCGCGAGGCTGCTTGACAGCGAGCCAACGACCCGTATGACCATGGAAGAGGCCTTGAGACACCAAtggctgctcggcgcgccgctcaagGAGTCACCGCCGTCCCAGACTCTTGGAGGCGACTCGGAGTGGAACATCAAGTCATTTGACACGTTCGACGACTCTGACTCTGACATTGAGCCGTacaacggcctcgacgacgacgccagtTCGGCTGGTGGTCGCAACCGTGGCATGACTGCGTCGATGACCAACTTTGGTGGCGATAGCGAGAGAGAGGGCAACTCGGACGAGAGCTTTTCGCAGCCCATGGCGGACATGCACCTCGACACTCCGAACCAGAAGTCGACTGCTCGCAGCCGCTTAGGACAGGAATTGAAGGCGGATGTCGATGTCTTGCCTACACCCCCAACGACCGGGACACCTACGGCACCACCGTCTATCAGCGCCGGTATGGATGTGGACCCATCATCCCCTGCATCAAAGATGGACGTCGACGGTTCGGGGAGAAACGCCACGCCAGTTCCAAGGACGCCAGGGGGACTTGTGCGACGAGCCGGGACAGCCAAGGCACCACCCAAGCGCAAGCAAGATGATGCGGTTGGCTCGGGCATGTTCAGCTCGGGCAGCTTatcgccaccgccaccagaGGTCCCGGAGGCGCCAGCACAGCGCGAACGCGAGACGactcctcgcgcagctgctgcggGGGGATCTCGCCGCTTAACCCGAGCCCAGAcggccaaggctgctgcgGAGGCCTCACCGCACACGCGGGCGAAGTCGAAGGCCAACGTGGCGACGCCGGTCCAGGACGACACTTCGCCAGCAAAGCGATCGCGCGCAAGGAAGTCTATGCGTCTGGGATAG